The Streptomyces sp. B3I8 nucleotide sequence GTGGATCTGGGGAGGCGCAGAGTCACGCCGCTGCCAGATGCGGTCCCACTCGTCCAAGCCAGTGGGCATGATCGTGAACTGTGGCAGGTCCATGATCGCGCCGGGACCGTAGGTGTAAAGCAGGGAGGAGGGGCGGGCTGAGCCGACCTTGGCGCGGTTGTGCTTGGTGGCCTTCTCCGCCTCCTGCTCCAGATCGCCCAGTGGGTCGACGGCGTGAGCGACGTCGTAGACGAACCGCGTCTCGTCACTCATGAACTCTCCTCCGGCATCTGCCACTTCGGGGCATAGTCAGGTGCTCGGTACACCAGTCGTTCCTTGATCGGGCTCACCAGCAAGTTGATCTCCGGCTGCACCTCACGCATCGAGTTCGCCACGATGAACGGCGGCGCGTCCCGTGTGTCAAGGCCCGCCTTCGCGTTCTCCGCGCTCATCATCAGGGCATCGTGCCGGCTGTCGTCCAGAACCCTCTCGTACACCAGTGACTTACGCAGCTCTACGAGGTGCTTGCGACGCTTGCCCCACTGATCGAGCCGGTTCTCCAAGCGCAGGCGGGCGCGGTTGGACGCGTCCTCGTCGCCGGCCCGCGCAATCCGGCGCACTAGGGCGTCGATGAGCTCACCGGCGAAGTGCTGCTCGGCCTCGATACGGGCCGCGCCGTCCTCCGGGGACAGCCCTTGGCCGGGGCCGGCCTTTGCGGCCTGCAAAACCCTGGCCGCGCTGACCAGCACACCGTCCAGGCCGCGTTCCAGCGAGGTCACCGAGAAGGGAGTCACGGACAGCGCCTCGACCTGCGCGTAGAACGTCTCGTGGTAGTGGCGGAACTGCTCGAAGTGGGCGAGGTCCCTGGGGCGCGCCCAGTTCCCCAGCGCGAGGACCAGGCCCGGCCGGTCTGCTGCCCGGCCGACGCGGGAAGACGCCTGGATGTACTCGGCGGTGTTTTTCGGCTGGCCGACTACGAGCATCAGACCCAGCCGGGTCACGTCGACCCCCACCTGCAGCATGGAGGTGGCCAGTACCACGTCGTACGGGTTCACCTCGCGCGTGGGCTCAGACTTCTTCGCCTCCCGCAACGCGCGCCGGTTCCGCTTGCCCGCGGTGGAGTCGAAACCCGGATCGAACGACACCGCCATCTGGTCGAGGGTAGCGGTGATGTCGGCGCTGGCCACACGTGACGTCAGCTCGGCGACGTGCAGCGACCCGTAGTTGGTACCCGTGCGGCGGGGCAGCTTCGACCAGGGGCGGCCCTTGGCGAGCGCGGTCTGGATGTCGTCGCTCATATACCGTGCCATGCCGGCCAATTCACGGGTAGCGCTGAAGTAGCCGACCAGGCTCATGTACGGATCGGCCACGCTGCCGGAGCGGTCAAGAAGCAGTTGCCCGCCGGCCATGAGAACCTCGGCAACCCGGATCTCCGCCGTGGTCAAGCGCACCCCGGTCGTACTGATCCCGACGTACCGGCGACCCGGCTTGTCCTCGGAGACCGGGATCTCCTTGGAGAAGAAAGTGTTCCCGGCATCCAGGACCTGCGGCGGGAAGATAGTGACGTCCCGCCCGTACAACGCACGTACCTGGTCGGCCGCGTTGCGTGCGGTGGCGGTGGAGGCGACAAGGAGCGGACGAACCGGGCGCCCGTCCTTCGTACGCCAGTCGGTCATCACGTCGATGGCCACCTCGAACAGGCCCACCGTGGTGCCAAGGGCTCCCGTGATCAGGTGAAGCTCGTCCTGGATGACCAGATCCGGGGGCCGGAGCCGGGTGGCCGGGTGCACGGGAGCGGCCGGATGGCCGTCCTTCTTGGGGTGCTTGCTGCCGTCCTTGATATCGCACTGCTGATAGTCGGGGTGCACGAAGCCGTGCCGCTCGCAGCGTCGCGAGACATGCCCGAAGAGCGAGGCCGCCTCGCCCTCCCGCGCCAGACGGGCGAACTTGTCCACTGTGGCGATGACGAACGCCGGCGCGAGCCGGTAGATCTCCTCGTCGACCGTGAGGACCGGCAGCCCGTCGGGGACCTCACCGCCGTCAGAGAACGGGCACTCGGCCAGCTCGTCGCCGCAGTACACGTACACCCGACGCAGCGCGGGCTCCGTGCGCACATCCCGCGCCTCGACCCGCGTCCCGCACCACGGGCAGCGCTGGATCTGCAGCACCGTCAGCCGATAGCCGCGGCCCCCGTGGGCCTTCTGCAACTGCTCGGCAGCCTCGTCATACCGCTTCGGGCTCACATCGGTACCGACCCACAGCCCGATCCGGAACGGCTCGTCTCCCCAGGTCGCCACATCATCGCGCCGCGCCATCTCCGCTGCGCACACCAGGGCGGTGGCGCGCTGGAACTGCTGGGCGGTGAGCAGACGCAACGTGTACCGCATGAGAACGGCCACCCCGGACCGTCCGTCCAATGGCCCCTCAAAGGCATCCACAACGCCTTGGCGGCGCCGGATCGCGAACGTGTACGCGGCCAGACCCAGATACGCCTCCGTCTTGCCACCACCGGTCGGGAAGAACAGCAGTTGCGCCTTGGCTAGATCCCCCGACCGCTTCTCGGCCGCCGGGTCGGACAGCAACGGCAACTGCATGAGCACGAAGGCGAGCTGGAAGGTACGCCACGAATGCGCCAGGGCTCCCTTCTCCGCGAGGATCGCCTCGCGAGCCTCGTCGATGCTCTCCTCCGGGCGACTCGCTCGCCGCTCCGCGATTTGGGACTGCACACGCTGATCGGCCATCACCCGGTTCATGAACCGGAAGCAGCGCAACGCCTCCTCGGCCCCGAGGAGATGCTTCAGACCCTCCTCAAGCTGGCGCTGCACCCGACGCGCCTCGGTGACCGCGTCCAAACCCTCGGACCGCAGATGCTCCGGAAGCACCTCGGCCCGCTGCTCCTCGCCGTCCAGCCAGGCCGTGTAACCCGCGACGATCGGCTCAAGACCCGTACGCAGTTCGTCGGTCGACGCCTCCTGGAGCTTGCGCATGTCCAGCAGGGCCGCGCCGATCTCCTCGGCGGCCGTCTGAGGCGTCTCACTCACCGGCAGCCACGTCGTCCAGACCTCGCTGGCCCTGCGCGCTCCCTCGGCTACCTTCCAGTCCACCGAGCAGGTCCGGCCGTGGGCGAACTCCAGACGGTGGCGGTACTGAAGCCGCAGTCGCCGCAGCTCGTCGTCCGGCTCCTCGCGCGTGTCCAGGAGTACGTCATTGACCGGCAGGAACACCTCAACGCCACCGGCCGACACCGACAGCTTGGTCTGGTACAGCCACGCCTCGACCGGGATCTTGCGGGGAGTCTCCCGGTCGTTGCACAGCGCCACCTCGATCAGCCGACAGCCACGCTCGGAGTCGTCGTACCGATCCACCCGGACCAAGATCTTGTCCTTGAGTACGATCTCGGTCGTACGGGACGGCTCCAGGTCGGCAACGTTGATCGTCTTCGCGATGGCGTGCGGGGTACGCTGGAAACGACGGAGAGCCGGAGCGGGTGCCGCGCCGTCGTTCCCGCCGCCTTCGGTGCCCTCGCCGCGCTTCTCCTTCACCGGCTCGTACGTGCCCCACGAAGCGGTCACTGTGAACTCGTCGAGGTCGTCAGGGATCTGGAAGCGCAGCCCCATCGACGCCGGGATCATCAGCCCACGCTTCTGCGGCTGGTCCTCGACCTCGTCCTCGTCCGAGCTCGCGCTGCTGTCGTCGACGGCGGTGAGCGGCACGCCCCGGCTCTCGGCAGCGTCCACGGCGTCGCCCACGTCGGTCGCTGCGTTGTCCGATCCAGCCTCGCCGGGGTCGTCCTGGCCGGCGGTGAGCCGCACGGGCGCGATCCGGCCGATCAGGTACGCCGAGTCGGGGACCCCGTCGAGGATCTCGTCCGGGCCGTTGGCCGGGCCGAGGAGCTCACGCTCCAGGATGTCGACCAGGTTCTCGCGGGCCGTCCAGGAACGGTTGTCGGGTTCGAGAGCGAGACGGTAGGCCGGGGCCTGGGGGCCGCCGGATCCCGCTGCGGGCTGGGTGCCGTCGCGCCGGGGGGTGGTCACTCGTCGCCCTCCTCTTCCTCGGTGTCCTCATTGTCGCTGGTGGGTACGACAACGCCCTGTGAGACGGCACGGAGATGATTCTCTTCGAGGAGGCGGTCGAGGATCTCCACCCGGGCGGCGGGGCTCACCGTCCATCGCTGCATCTGGCGGTAGGTGTGGAAACCGTGGTCTAGGGGGACGTCGTCCCAGCCGTACGCGGCCATGACGGCTCGGTCGAGCTGGACGTGGATCTCGCGGAGGCGGGCTACATCGGCGTCGCCGGAGTCGGGGATGCCGGGGTCGTTGACTAGGTTGTAGAGCTTGGTGAGGCCGAGGTCGCGGCGGCGCATGATCTCGCGGCGGTCGGCGTCGAGCAGCTCACCGACCTCAGCAAGATGCTCGTTCACATCCGGACGCGGAAAGGTCTCAAAGACCGTCGACGGCGTGTACGTCGGGTCAATCCTCATCGTGGTGCCATATTTGATTGCCCACAACTGATGAGCACTACTGGACAAAACCGCCAGATCTGTGGATGCCCCCTTAGCGAACACAACTAGCTTTTCGTGGAAGACCTGTCGTGTTGACACACGCAGAGGCATCACAGTCTTACTGACTCGTGCGATGACCAGAACCTCTTCCAAGTCGGCGTCGGCAATCGCCCTCCGCATCGCGGGTGCCAGCTCGGCAAACTGCCACCATCGCTCACGTCGAGGTTTCCGTTTGTTCCTCGCCCGCTCGGGTTTTACGCGCTCCAGCACCCGCTCATATGGCAGCTCGTACTCCTGCGCTTGCTGCTCCGACCTGTCATTGAAGTCAATGACCCATCGTGAAGCTGAATTGTCTGGGCGGGAGTTGAGATCCTCACCGTTAAGGTACGGGAAGAGAACCTCCGCGTTCCGCGGTTCGGCCTCAATCCACGCCGCAGCCTCATTGGGCTCCAGCACGAAGCCCATGCCTAGCACGATGCAGCCCTGGAACGCGATCCCCACGTTCTTCGCCAACCGCACAGGGTCGCCGTCCACACGGCCCCCCGGTTCCAGCAGGGTGGAGATCCGCTCAACCTCGATGTCGTCTTCGATCTCGGCGACGACCCGGGGCACCGTCGAATTGATGTCAGCCCGGGTGCCCCAAACTGCCGCGTACTCGAGGTTGGCGCTGGCCGCAGGCCACGACCGGCTCTGGATCGCGCGGGTGATGGTGAAGTCCTTTGAGACCAGCTGGTCGAGTCCAACTCGTCGGGTGTCCCCCTGAGCGACCGAGTTTGTTGCGATCAGCCCTAGAGTGCCGCGCCGCGACAGCAGTTCATGCGCGCGCAGGAAGAAGTACGCCACCAGGTCCGCGCTCCCCTTCTTCCCGACCGCGAGTGCGTTGACGAACCAGTCGCGGACGTTGGTCCCCATCGAGCCGGTGAGTTTCTGCCCACCTAGGAACGGCGGGTTCCCGATCACAGCGTCAAATCCGCCTCGCTCCATCACATCTGGCACGGCCAGGATCCAGTGGAGCGGCTTCCACCGCGCGTAGTCCGTTGTCACCGTCGGGGTGAGCCCAGCATCCTTGATGCTGTCGAGCATCGTCCGCTCCCGGTCCGCATCCTCGCCCCCGGCGGGGTATGCGCGCTCTACCGCGATGCGCAGATTCTCGTACGCCGCCTTCAACTGTTTCCCCGGCTTCCCGCCCCACTGCAGCCCGGCCGCGACCACCCCATCCGCGACGTCAGCGAGCTGCTCGGTCAGTTCTTGGTACCGGCGCCATTGCCGGCGCTTGGTGGCCGCTGAGCGCTGCGGGTCTCTGTCATCGACCTCGGTGGCGAGCTGGCGGCGTAGGCGGGTGGCCTGGTTGAGGATGTCGTCCACGTCCAGGGCGAAGACACTGAGCTGGTGGTCGGCCGCGGCGGGGTCGATGTGGAGGCGGCGTAGTTGGTCGGCGGCGGTCAGGCCCAGCAGGGCATTGCCGTGCAGCACTTTGTCGTCGACGAAGGAGAAGGGCAGTTTGGGGTCGAGGGAGACCAGCCACAGCGACAGTTTGCACATTTCCACGGCCATGCCGTTGATGTCGGCGCCGTACAGGCAAGTCGCGACGACGGTCCTTATGGCGTGGACGAGCAGGTCATGCGGCGTCCTTCCGTACGCCACCCCCTCGCGCTGCCATGCCTCAACGAGGCGGTCAGCGAGGTAGCGTGCGGCTGCAACGAGGAAGGCGCCCGAGCCGCAGGCGATGTCGGCGATGCGTAGTTCGAGGATCTGGTCGGAGTCGAGCGGCCGCCACGCGTCCTGGTCGACACTCTGGTGGGGGCCATACGAGTAGACGAGCGGCTCGAGCGCGTAACGGACGACTTCCTCGGCCAGCGAGCGCGGCGTGTAGTGCGCACCTGCCGAGGCTCGCGAGGGGGTCTCCACCAGCAGAACACCGCCGGGTTCGACGACGAGGGGGCGGCCTCGCAGGTCGCGGCGGATGATGCCGATGTACGGACGCAGTCGCTCCCGTAGTTCGGGATCGTCGGTGACGTCACGCAAGGCGGTCTCGGTATCGTCGAGTGTTTCGCCGGCCTTCAGCGCCGTGGTGAGAGCGGCCTTGCTGGGCGGCTTTGCCGCTGGCTGGTTCACCTTGATCCAGTTGAGGATCGCATCGGCCAGTGCGGCCTCGGTGTGCTTGGCCTGGCTGAACTCTTCGAGGGTGGCCAGAGGTACTTCCGGTTCGGAGCCCGCGCTGCCGGCCAGGCCGACGACGATCTCTTCGGCGGGTTCGCAGGAGTACCCGAGGAGACCCTCGTAGATGTAACCGATCTGCTCGACGTCGATGTCGCGGAAGGAGATCCGCCTAGCGCCGCCCGGCAACTGAGCAATCTGGACGGCGCGCAGGACCTCAAGCATGACGCGGTCGCTGACCGTGATGGCCAGTGTGTCCTGAGAGTCGCAGGCGGTGAGAAAGGGAAAGCGGGCAGGGTCGAAGAGCGAGCCGCCATACTCGGGCAGACGCAGGTCCTCGAAGGACGCGCCACGATAGAGGGCCTGGGAGGTGGCAAGGAGTCGGTGCCAGGTCAGGAAGGTGGCGTCGAGAGCCTGTTCGCCTTCCTCCTTCTCCCGTGCGTCAAGGAGGTCGAGCTCATCGCTGATGCCGTAGCCCATGGCGAAGAGGCGGCTTTGAGGAAGGAGTCCGCGTTCTTCGGCGAAAAGGAGGAAGACGACGCGCATCATGACAGTGACGGCGGCCTCGTAGACCTCGCCGCGTCGGGCGGGCAGCGGGTCTGCCTCACCGCGCCGCTGCGCGGCCAGGGCGCCTTCGGACAGGGCTTGGACAATGAGTTCGACGGCGCGGCGTACCTGAGTGCCGAGGGCTTCGGTGATCTTTTCGGCTGCGGTGACGGACTCGCCGAACAGTTCGGTCAGCCGGTCCTGCGGCTTGCCGCCGATCAGGCGGCGGCGCTGCAGGAGTTCGATGAAGGCGTTGCGGGTCTGGGGCTCTTCGATCCAGGTTTGGGCGTCGACGATGCCGGAGGCGACCATCGTCTGGGAGCGGGCGCTGACGATCGCCCACCAGCGGCCGTCGGTGACGACGCCGATGGGGACCTCCGAGGCGCGCAGCAGCTCTTCCATACGGTCGATGGGGCTGGCCAACCAGCCGTCGGTGAGCGGGTCGCGAAGGGAGTCCGCAGGGTCGGTGATGAGGACGAGTGCCCCGGTGGTTTCGCCATGGACGAGTGCGCCATTGGCTCGCACGGAGACGGCGTAGTCGGGCGAGTGGACCTCGGCAGTGGCCGGGCCGGGAACGGTATAGGAGGTGCCCCAGCGCAGGCCCTGGCGCAGGACGAGGTCGACCCAGGTGTCGCGGGCCCCACGGTAGAGGTCGAGGGCGGCTTCGTCGTCGCGGTGCTCGTCCCAGTTCTCCCAAGCCTTCTCGAAGGCGGGCTTGGCGTCCTTGATGGCGTCGAGCGCCCGGGCGTCAGGCTGGGGGATGCCCTGAGGCCAGACGCGTTCCAGGGCGGGGACGGCTAGGAACGGGCCGTCGGCGTCGACGAGTTCGAGCCAGGCGCGATGAAGGTCGGCGGATGTCGGGGCGTACATGCGGCTCATGCCTTAACCATTCCGTTCTTCGCGTCTTCGGGGGTCAGGGCGAACACGACCGCGGCGGCCGACACGTAGGGCCTGATGTCGCTGTATCGCTCCCGGATGGACGCGATCTCGCGCTCTTCCTCGTCGCCCAGGCTCTCCAG carries:
- the drmA gene encoding DISARM system helicase DrmA; amino-acid sequence: MTTPRRDGTQPAAGSGGPQAPAYRLALEPDNRSWTARENLVDILERELLGPANGPDEILDGVPDSAYLIGRIAPVRLTAGQDDPGEAGSDNAATDVGDAVDAAESRGVPLTAVDDSSASSDEDEVEDQPQKRGLMIPASMGLRFQIPDDLDEFTVTASWGTYEPVKEKRGEGTEGGGNDGAAPAPALRRFQRTPHAIAKTINVADLEPSRTTEIVLKDKILVRVDRYDDSERGCRLIEVALCNDRETPRKIPVEAWLYQTKLSVSAGGVEVFLPVNDVLLDTREEPDDELRRLRLQYRHRLEFAHGRTCSVDWKVAEGARRASEVWTTWLPVSETPQTAAEEIGAALLDMRKLQEASTDELRTGLEPIVAGYTAWLDGEEQRAEVLPEHLRSEGLDAVTEARRVQRQLEEGLKHLLGAEEALRCFRFMNRVMADQRVQSQIAERRASRPEESIDEAREAILAEKGALAHSWRTFQLAFVLMQLPLLSDPAAEKRSGDLAKAQLLFFPTGGGKTEAYLGLAAYTFAIRRRQGVVDAFEGPLDGRSGVAVLMRYTLRLLTAQQFQRATALVCAAEMARRDDVATWGDEPFRIGLWVGTDVSPKRYDEAAEQLQKAHGGRGYRLTVLQIQRCPWCGTRVEARDVRTEPALRRVYVYCGDELAECPFSDGGEVPDGLPVLTVDEEIYRLAPAFVIATVDKFARLAREGEAASLFGHVSRRCERHGFVHPDYQQCDIKDGSKHPKKDGHPAAPVHPATRLRPPDLVIQDELHLITGALGTTVGLFEVAIDVMTDWRTKDGRPVRPLLVASTATARNAADQVRALYGRDVTIFPPQVLDAGNTFFSKEIPVSEDKPGRRYVGISTTGVRLTTAEIRVAEVLMAGGQLLLDRSGSVADPYMSLVGYFSATRELAGMARYMSDDIQTALAKGRPWSKLPRRTGTNYGSLHVAELTSRVASADITATLDQMAVSFDPGFDSTAGKRNRRALREAKKSEPTREVNPYDVVLATSMLQVGVDVTRLGLMLVVGQPKNTAEYIQASSRVGRAADRPGLVLALGNWARPRDLAHFEQFRHYHETFYAQVEALSVTPFSVTSLERGLDGVLVSAARVLQAAKAGPGQGLSPEDGAARIEAEQHFAGELIDALVRRIARAGDEDASNRARLRLENRLDQWGKRRKHLVELRKSLVYERVLDDSRHDALMMSAENAKAGLDTRDAPPFIVANSMREVQPEINLLVSPIKERLVYRAPDYAPKWQMPEESS
- a CDS encoding Eco57I restriction-modification methylase domain-containing protein, with translation MSRMYAPTSADLHRAWLELVDADGPFLAVPALERVWPQGIPQPDARALDAIKDAKPAFEKAWENWDEHRDDEAALDLYRGARDTWVDLVLRQGLRWGTSYTVPGPATAEVHSPDYAVSVRANGALVHGETTGALVLITDPADSLRDPLTDGWLASPIDRMEELLRASEVPIGVVTDGRWWAIVSARSQTMVASGIVDAQTWIEEPQTRNAFIELLQRRRLIGGKPQDRLTELFGESVTAAEKITEALGTQVRRAVELIVQALSEGALAAQRRGEADPLPARRGEVYEAAVTVMMRVVFLLFAEERGLLPQSRLFAMGYGISDELDLLDAREKEEGEQALDATFLTWHRLLATSQALYRGASFEDLRLPEYGGSLFDPARFPFLTACDSQDTLAITVSDRVMLEVLRAVQIAQLPGGARRISFRDIDVEQIGYIYEGLLGYSCEPAEEIVVGLAGSAGSEPEVPLATLEEFSQAKHTEAALADAILNWIKVNQPAAKPPSKAALTTALKAGETLDDTETALRDVTDDPELRERLRPYIGIIRRDLRGRPLVVEPGGVLLVETPSRASAGAHYTPRSLAEEVVRYALEPLVYSYGPHQSVDQDAWRPLDSDQILELRIADIACGSGAFLVAAARYLADRLVEAWQREGVAYGRTPHDLLVHAIRTVVATCLYGADINGMAVEMCKLSLWLVSLDPKLPFSFVDDKVLHGNALLGLTAADQLRRLHIDPAAADHQLSVFALDVDDILNQATRLRRQLATEVDDRDPQRSAATKRRQWRRYQELTEQLADVADGVVAAGLQWGGKPGKQLKAAYENLRIAVERAYPAGGEDADRERTMLDSIKDAGLTPTVTTDYARWKPLHWILAVPDVMERGGFDAVIGNPPFLGGQKLTGSMGTNVRDWFVNALAVGKKGSADLVAYFFLRAHELLSRRGTLGLIATNSVAQGDTRRVGLDQLVSKDFTITRAIQSRSWPAASANLEYAAVWGTRADINSTVPRVVAEIEDDIEVERISTLLEPGGRVDGDPVRLAKNVGIAFQGCIVLGMGFVLEPNEAAAWIEAEPRNAEVLFPYLNGEDLNSRPDNSASRWVIDFNDRSEQQAQEYELPYERVLERVKPERARNKRKPRRERWWQFAELAPAMRRAIADADLEEVLVIARVSKTVMPLRVSTRQVFHEKLVVFAKGASTDLAVLSSSAHQLWAIKYGTTMRIDPTYTPSTVFETFPRPDVNEHLAEVGELLDADRREIMRRRDLGLTKLYNLVNDPGIPDSGDADVARLREIHVQLDRAVMAAYGWDDVPLDHGFHTYRQMQRWTVSPAARVEILDRLLEENHLRAVSQGVVVPTSDNEDTEEEEGDE